From Roseofilum capinflatum BLCC-M114, one genomic window encodes:
- a CDS encoding tetratricopeptide repeat protein yields MRVSSLSLWLLASLASFNLMAVAYAATPSEVRVAQSQPQAQAQPKPAPAAPPQGNGGLSEQDLKTLKEVIEQTVEQTVNEKFAQERARQEIEWQARLSEVDDIRSRLNQLMLLMAIFIGGTVVLLRFMRSSMIKQIVTEVNRRFEDLNQSEGHLQQYTDMARQLVEDLTAQIEAAKTERQRGYQNVNQEVVELKDSAGVIQEVRQDLVKQLQGLGEDLNRELGKIRQVVNPRAMAVGVGSGVSERDFLEELVESDEPDQTSLSFDLEKLDENQLFITAQECVDQGNLLADEGLYEEAVALYDQVLETHPESFEGWYERGKTLVKLQRYQEGLTSYEQAVFLESDHAEFWYHKGLALELLDRPLDALEDFDRALELNPEGAEIWYRRGNTLLKLDRYEEAVEAYERAIALQPEDTQAWHNQGVAWEKLGQFEEAIACYDRAIAVDGDKVEAWFHRGNALEKGERYAEAIEAYDRAIALSETVEDSPEKSLLSALWFNRGTTLAHLKDYEPALESYDRALQLNPDDPQIWTARGELLERIQRYEEAVDAYDQVLTLEAHNHCAWRHRGILLEKLRRFEEAISSYDRAIQLEANDYEAWRGKGTALAELQRYQEAISCFSQALQIQQNLGITPTEEEIVQQSIP; encoded by the coding sequence ATGCGTGTGTCATCCTTATCTCTGTGGCTGTTGGCAAGTTTAGCATCATTTAACTTAATGGCAGTTGCTTATGCGGCAACCCCTTCAGAGGTGAGGGTTGCCCAAAGCCAACCTCAAGCCCAAGCTCAACCGAAACCTGCCCCTGCTGCCCCTCCCCAGGGAAATGGTGGGTTATCGGAGCAAGACTTAAAAACCCTCAAGGAGGTGATTGAGCAGACGGTAGAGCAGACGGTGAATGAGAAGTTTGCCCAAGAACGGGCTAGACAAGAAATTGAGTGGCAAGCGCGGTTGTCAGAAGTTGATGATATTCGATCGCGCCTCAATCAGTTGATGTTGTTGATGGCGATCTTTATTGGCGGAACGGTGGTGTTGTTGCGCTTTATGCGGAGCAGTATGATTAAGCAGATCGTCACGGAAGTCAATCGTCGGTTTGAAGATCTCAATCAATCAGAAGGCCATCTGCAACAGTATACCGACATGGCTCGCCAGTTGGTTGAGGATTTGACGGCTCAAATTGAAGCGGCAAAAACTGAGCGTCAACGGGGCTACCAGAATGTGAATCAAGAGGTTGTGGAGTTAAAAGATTCTGCTGGGGTGATTCAGGAAGTCCGCCAAGATTTGGTCAAACAACTGCAAGGGTTGGGAGAAGATCTCAATCGAGAGTTAGGGAAAATTCGCCAAGTTGTTAATCCTCGTGCTATGGCGGTAGGTGTCGGTTCTGGTGTTTCGGAGCGGGATTTTTTAGAGGAATTGGTAGAGTCGGATGAGCCAGACCAAACGTCTTTATCGTTTGATTTAGAGAAGTTGGATGAAAATCAGCTTTTTATCACTGCCCAAGAGTGTGTCGATCAGGGCAATTTGTTGGCTGATGAGGGGTTATATGAGGAAGCGGTTGCCCTCTACGATCAGGTGCTGGAAACTCATCCGGAGTCGTTTGAAGGTTGGTATGAGCGGGGAAAGACGTTGGTGAAGTTGCAGCGCTATCAGGAGGGGTTAACGTCCTATGAGCAGGCGGTGTTTTTGGAGTCCGATCATGCTGAGTTTTGGTATCACAAGGGGTTAGCGTTGGAGTTACTCGATCGCCCCTTAGACGCTCTAGAAGATTTCGATCGCGCTCTGGAATTGAATCCTGAAGGGGCAGAAATCTGGTATCGTCGCGGCAATACCCTACTGAAGTTAGACCGCTATGAGGAAGCCGTAGAAGCCTATGAGCGGGCGATCGCCCTGCAACCGGAAGATACCCAAGCCTGGCATAATCAGGGGGTAGCGTGGGAAAAGTTGGGCCAGTTCGAGGAAGCGATCGCCTGTTACGATCGGGCGATCGCAGTGGATGGGGATAAGGTAGAAGCCTGGTTTCATCGCGGTAATGCTCTGGAGAAAGGAGAACGCTATGCAGAGGCGATCGAAGCCTACGATCGGGCGATCGCGCTCTCTGAAACCGTAGAAGATTCCCCAGAAAAATCCCTCTTGAGTGCCCTTTGGTTTAATCGAGGCACAACCTTAGCCCACTTAAAAGACTATGAACCAGCTTTAGAATCCTACGATCGAGCGCTGCAACTCAACCCCGACGATCCACAAATTTGGACAGCCCGAGGGGAACTATTAGAGCGCATTCAACGGTATGAAGAAGCCGTTGATGCCTACGATCAGGTGTTAACCTTAGAGGCACATAACCATTGTGCTTGGCGACACCGGGGAATTTTATTGGAAAAGCTCCGTCGCTTTGAAGAAGCCATTTCTTCCTATGATCGCGCCATTCAGCTAGAAGCCAATGATTACGAAGCCTGGCGCGGTAAAGGTACTGCCTTAGCGGAGTTACAGCGTTATCAAGAAGCCATTTCTTGTTTTAGCCAAGCTCTGCAAATTCAACAAAATTTAGGCATCACCCCCACCGAGGAGGAAATTGTCCAGCAGTCGATTCCCTAA